tttatgatattgcaCAATGTATCatttaataaccaaataaacCCTTTATCTTTGcttcaattaaatcaaattaaaaatgaaaataaaaaaatctcaaagaattttaaaaataaatagatctcgaaaaaataattttttatacccACTTATCTTTTGAGAGTATATTTATACATTTGATGATCTTGACTTAAATAGATatattttgttagaaaatataggctatgataataaatatagtttattaatttaaaatttatttttgatattatatattaaaacgataaaaaattaaaagaaaatttaatttaaaactaaaaacaaattcaagagcACATGTAATTGAGTTTTTAAACATgtactttttaattgattaatgtattttcatctaagaaaaaaaaaaattaaaatgtatattataTTTACTCTAcactaatttaatatatttattctaTACTAATTTCACAACAAACACACATTTTGAGCCGAAATTTCACCGTTTCAAAAGCTCTAGAAGGGGTCATGCATGTTACAATGTTAGGGTAGAAAGAGTTAAATATAAGACTTAGGGGGCCATAGTGGTAATTTaccttccttttctctctctcctgaaTATCCAACCAACCCAAGCATGCTTCAAGCCTTCAACACCCGCTCTAAACTGTGACACTAGTCAGTCAATAACTTGACAATTAAGGGTATTTTAgtcatttaataaatattaaatggcCCTCCTTAAttctctcaattttttaatactAGCTAACAGACATACACTATATATACATGAACTCTCCCTAACATCCTTCTCTGTCACACCATTTCCGTCCCGATTTCATCTCCCTGTCTCTTaaatttccatttcttttttcctgggATTTGCTTGATCTTCACGTGACTTAGATTTGTAAGTCTATCCTGTCAATTCTCTCTGTTAAAcagttctctttttttttggtattgaaatgcctttttttttctttactaaaTTGGAGCATGATTTATGCAAGTTTTGATCTTGATCAGTTGTTGTTACTTTCAAGCTGCTTacggtttttttcttattatcttGGTTTTTCTGCAGTTTGTTAGATCTGTAATAAAGGTGGAACCTTTATGTATTATCTGTTGCTTGCTATTAGATTTGGATGATTAACATTTGTTGCTTAGTTGGATCTGGATCTTTCGTACTAAGAAAATATGATTTGGAACTATTGTAAGATATCAAGTTTATGCTTGTTTTGTTGAAATTGGCCCTTGGAATCATTCATTTGCGTGCCACTTTTTGTTGATCTTTGATGTATTGTTGCCTTATTTACTATATATGGGATCTGATGATTGGCTGGTGATCTTGTTGTCATCTTGCTTTCTTGTTTGCTAATTGTTCTTAATGTTtgcttttcttgagattttGATTGCATATATAACTGAAGTATATAGGTAGTTTCTTGATGGCATGGAAATTTCATTGCTTTAGATTTAGTTGAACTGTATTAATGCTTCATtatattgaaaggaaaaactgGGAAAATGAGATTTAGTTTTCCTTTGGTTTATTGATGATGGACGTCCTACCTAGATTGCACTCGGGtccatttctctctttctctctctgtttatTCTGTACTTAATGTGAGCTGTGGTGGTTGGCTGTTGTTTTTCTCTCGAAAATATAACTGTGGACCCATATTTGATAGCATTCCTTCTACTTTGTCTTATATGGTGATCAAGATCTACATTTCTAGATAAATTCTGGACTAAACTATTATATTCTTTAACTTGCAGCTctagatctattttttttagaagttgttTTGGCATGGCTACCTATACTCCGAAGAACATCCTCATTACTGGAGCTGCTGGGTTTATTGCGTCCCATGTTTGCAATCGGCTTATCCGTAACTACCCTGATTATAAAATAGTTGTGCTTGACAAGCTTGATTATTGTTCAAACCTGAAAAATCTCCTCCCTTCCAAGTCATCCCCTAACTTTAAGTTTGTCAAGGGTGATGTTGGAAGTGCTGACCTTGTCAACTTCCTTCTGATCACGGAGTCGATTGACACAATTATGCACTTCGCAGCCCAGACCCATGTGGACAACTCTTTTGGTAACAGCTTTGAGTTCACCAAGAACAACATATATGGAACTCACGTCCTTTTAGAAGCTTGCAAAGTCACTGGTCAGATCAGGAGGTTCATCCATGTGAGCACAGATGAAGTATATGGGGAGACTGATGAAGATGCTGTTGTAGGAAATCATGAGGCCTCTCAACTTCTCCCAACCAACCCCTACTCTGCAACCAAAGCTGGAGCAGAAATGCTTGTTATGGCATATGGAAGGTCATATGGGCTGCCTGTGATAACCACTCGTGGGAACAATGTTTATGGTCCCAATCAGTTCCctgaaaaattaattccaaagtttattCTCTTAGCCATGCAAGGGAAGCATCTTCCCATCCATGGTGATGGTTCTAATGTGAGAAGTTACTTGTATTGTGAGGATGTCGCTGAGGCTTTTGAAGTCATTCTTCATAAGGGAGAGGTAGGCCATGTTTACAATATAGGGACAAAGAAGGAAAGGAGAGTGATTGATGTAGCCAAAGATATTTGCAACCTTTTCTCAAGGGACCCTGATACGAGCATCAAGTTTGTAGACAACAGACCATTCAATGACCAGAGGTACTTTTTGGATGATCAGAAGCTGAATAATTTGGGATGGTCAGAACATACTACATGGCAGGAGGGGTTGAGAAAGACTATGGAGTGGTACACTCAAAATCCTGATTGGTGGGGTGATGTCTCCGGAGCCCTGCTTCCTCATCCAAGAATGCTCATGATGCCTGGTGGGAGACACTTTGATGGGTCTGAAGAGAAAGATGCTTCTTATGTCTCAAATAATTCAAATCAGACCCGGATGGTGATTCCAGTTTCAAAAGGAAGCAGCTCTGGCTCTCCTCGCAAACCTTCGCTTAAGTTCCTGATCTATGGCAGGACTGGGTGGATTGGGGGTTTGCTTGGGAAGTTGTGTGAGAAACAAGGAATTTCCTATGAATATGGGAAGGGGCGCTTGGAAGATCGATCCTCACTTTTGTCAGATATTCAGAATGTTAGGCCTACCCATGTTTTTAATGCTGCTGGGGTCACTGGCAGGCCCAACGTTGATTGGTGTGAATCCCATAAGACAGAAACTATACGCACCAATGTTACTGGAACTCTAACGTTAGCAGATCTTTGCAGAGAGCACAACCTCCTGATGATGAATTTTGCTACAGGCTGCATATTTGAGTATAATGCTGGTCATCCAGAGGGTTCTGGCATTGGTTTCACCGAGGAAGACAAGCCCAATTTCACTGGTTCTTACTATTCAAAGACTAAGGCCAtggtaattattttcttttagattctctctctctgtctgtctctctctcttttgaaattatatttctgacttgcatgttttttctttgaaattttaaccAGGTCGAAGAGCTTTTGAAAGAGTATGACAATGTGTGCACCCTCAGAGTTAGAATGCCAATATCATCAGACCTAAACAACCCACGCAACTTCATTACGAAGATTTCTCGCTACAATAAGGTGGTGAACATTCCAAACAGCATGACTATCCTGGACGAACTTCTACCTATTTCAATTGAGATGGCAAAGAGGAACTTGAGAGGCATATGGAACTTCACAAACCCTGGTGTTGTGAGCCATAATGAAATTTTGGAGATGTACAAGAACTACATTAACCCGGACTTTACATGGGTTAACTTTGACCTTGAGGAGCAAGCCAAGGTGATAGTTGCCCCCCGGAGCAACAATGAGTTGGATGCGTCCAAGCTGAAGAACGAGTTCCCTGAGTTGCTGCCAATCAAAGAGTCATTAATCAAGTATGTCTTTGAACCCAACAAGAGAACCTAAGCCAAAGATTCAGGTGCAGACCCTGTTTTGCATTGCTTTACCTCCGAGTGTcccaattatattaaaaattttctgGTCTACCTGTCATTCATTATTAGATTCATCTCATTGTTTCCGCCATGTTAGAGAGTAAGGAGGTTAATTCCATCACTATTTAAGGAACACTTGTCTCAGTTACTTAtctcggtttgtatttttatttgcttgttATCATTTAGTTTCCACAGGAAACTTTTAATAAGTTCTTAAAATTAGTGGTCATATGCTATCTTGCATAGTAGACaaatgttttgtgttttgcttCTTTATCGCTGAGCTTTTCAATATAAGATTGGTACTATGTTGTTGTTATGTTCTAGGGTTTCAAGAAATTTGACAGGATTCAGTACTTTCCATCCTATTGGGAGTAAGCAAATAAACATGTGGTAGATGAAGACCCTGTTCGGAATTGGGGttaaacctgtttttttttaattaaaataggaatttattttgtttcaaattaactttttttataatttttgaattaattgaaaataaattttaaaaaataaaaatattattttaattaaaaaatattttaaaaaacaatttctatcaCACTATCAAACATCCCTCAAACCTAATTTTCGGTTAATTGAAAGACTTGATTAGATCCCCAAATTTGTTCATGGACTAATTATACTGAATACTTCATTCAAGGACTATTTATACTTTAACCAAATAGTTAAAGGGCTATCCATGCTTTGAGTTAGAAATTCCAATTCACTCAAGGAGTACAGGAGGACCGTGTGGGGTCACGCGGAATTAGAGAGGCCTGTGATTTCTAGGACCACACGTACAAGActataaattcttgaaaaacagattttttttttatgtttaatattatcatgaaaaaataaattaaaaagaattatttttttatatttgctaatatcatgaaaaaaataaattaaagaataatttctagtatttggatatattataaaaaataaactagtaaatatttttcaagtttatcaaatatatataaaatatttaatataaatatttaaccgATAAGATCTAAAAAGtgtaattgtgatttttttttattatatcatatatttatatatagcttattttataaaatacaactatatatgtaatataaatatttaaatataatattatagatatataatcttgtgaaatattttttatgtaaaacctattaatattttttttttcatactaaaaAAGCCAAATTTGTTAATGTATTAAGTAAGAGTTagatatttgggttttttttttgtatgaagattttttagagataaatagaaacaaaaatcttttgataggtttttttggataaaagattattttttttaaaaaaaatgatatgggcaattatccctttaatataatatatatatcaattaagcattagaaaataaatataaatatcttacaACAAACATAGTAATGCATAAACATTAAGTTTTGAagtcatatatatacatattagcttaaattaacaaaactaaACATACTAGAtcaaataacaaacataaacatacttgttaaataacaaatataga
This genomic interval from Populus alba chromosome 1, ASM523922v2, whole genome shotgun sequence contains the following:
- the LOC118027500 gene encoding trifunctional UDP-glucose 4,6-dehydratase/UDP-4-keto-6-deoxy-D-glucose 3,5-epimerase/UDP-4-keto-L-rhamnose-reductase RHM1 — encoded protein: MATYTPKNILITGAAGFIASHVCNRLIRNYPDYKIVVLDKLDYCSNLKNLLPSKSSPNFKFVKGDVGSADLVNFLLITESIDTIMHFAAQTHVDNSFGNSFEFTKNNIYGTHVLLEACKVTGQIRRFIHVSTDEVYGETDEDAVVGNHEASQLLPTNPYSATKAGAEMLVMAYGRSYGLPVITTRGNNVYGPNQFPEKLIPKFILLAMQGKHLPIHGDGSNVRSYLYCEDVAEAFEVILHKGEVGHVYNIGTKKERRVIDVAKDICNLFSRDPDTSIKFVDNRPFNDQRYFLDDQKLNNLGWSEHTTWQEGLRKTMEWYTQNPDWWGDVSGALLPHPRMLMMPGGRHFDGSEEKDASYVSNNSNQTRMVIPVSKGSSSGSPRKPSLKFLIYGRTGWIGGLLGKLCEKQGISYEYGKGRLEDRSSLLSDIQNVRPTHVFNAAGVTGRPNVDWCESHKTETIRTNVTGTLTLADLCREHNLLMMNFATGCIFEYNAGHPEGSGIGFTEEDKPNFTGSYYSKTKAMVEELLKEYDNVCTLRVRMPISSDLNNPRNFITKISRYNKVVNIPNSMTILDELLPISIEMAKRNLRGIWNFTNPGVVSHNEILEMYKNYINPDFTWVNFDLEEQAKVIVAPRSNNELDASKLKNEFPELLPIKESLIKYVFEPNKRT